The following proteins are co-located in the Pyrobaculum calidifontis JCM 11548 genome:
- a CDS encoding DUF362 domain-containing protein has protein sequence MVVALPADERPPVPKKDALIVLAVHSYIPSQANPRAELLETILQILEGRHVSLTFSMPKSYFEKAVKVMGLDKLAAKYGAKIVMPHQSATYRLELQSPLGNKVRVRALEAAFDESLLKIVVAMPVSHPQTILYSTMTTAALQILEPKDSQNLYEGFRALYKYIADIYKLEKNTLCIADGKYVIEGDGPIKGFQRYWGVQVVGENCAEVDYVVARGLGVDPGDLGYLYFYYDGAIPKIDVPELVEKNRLNIKLTSNVGILLSWKKG, from the coding sequence GTGGTAGTGGCACTGCCGGCGGACGAGAGGCCTCCGGTGCCTAAGAAGGACGCGTTGATAGTTTTGGCGGTCCACAGCTACATCCCCTCTCAGGCAAACCCCCGGGCCGAGCTCCTTGAGACAATTTTACAGATCTTGGAGGGGCGCCACGTGTCGCTTACTTTCTCGATGCCTAAGTCCTACTTTGAAAAGGCCGTGAAAGTGATGGGGCTAGACAAACTGGCGGCTAAGTACGGCGCCAAGATAGTGATGCCGCATCAAAGTGCCACATATAGGCTGGAGCTTCAGTCGCCTCTGGGCAACAAGGTCCGCGTAAGAGCCCTCGAGGCAGCCTTCGACGAGTCACTACTGAAGATAGTCGTTGCGATGCCCGTCAGCCACCCCCAGACCATTCTCTACTCCACGATGACCACCGCCGCGTTGCAGATACTGGAGCCGAAAGATTCGCAAAACCTCTACGAGGGGTTCAGGGCCTTGTACAAGTACATCGCAGACATATACAAGCTGGAGAAAAACACCCTCTGCATCGCCGACGGGAAGTACGTCATCGAGGGAGACGGCCCCATCAAGGGCTTCCAGCGCTACTGGGGGGTGCAAGTGGTGGGCGAGAACTGCGCAGAGGTGGACTACGTCGTCGCGAGGGGGCTGGGGGTAGACCCGGGGGACTTGGGCTACCTCTACTTCTACTACGATGGGGCAATACCCAAGATCGACGTTCCAGAGCTCGTCGAGAAGAACCGGCTAAATATTAAACTGACGAGCAACGTTGGCATACTGCTCAGTTGGAAGAAAGGCTGA
- a CDS encoding ABC transporter substrate-binding protein — protein sequence MASKTLYIAIVVVVILLAAVAALLLMGGGQQPPTQTTTVQPTQTTSQKVFKLGALLPLTGGFSSYAKLAQCAAQLAIDDLNAEYGSKGIKFELYVEDTQLDPNIALQKLQSLYARGVRAVHAGLTSREASGEKPFADQNKIILFSAWSTSSLLAIPNDWLYRIVGTDAKQIKAIGAIIKQLGVKNVAIIYRKDTYGEGLYLELQKEAKARGFNLVAAASYDPDPKVFPQAAPEAVRSISSKVKDLVGPDFALVIVSFEDDGSVVLKAIGQDPVLSKARLIGTEGMAFSPILLKEAGDVMANGKIIGTTNWALPTTPEYQDFYKKFKAKCGAEPITPAPQSYDIIKMLGEIMATIGTDDPDKVRATLEQWGKEGRYKGATGVVLLDENGDRANPNFLLWGVTSKNGTLTYIEVGYYDYDKDTITFTQEGQQYFK from the coding sequence ATGGCGTCCAAAACTCTCTACATAGCAATTGTCGTTGTTGTAATATTGCTGGCCGCCGTGGCGGCGCTTCTGCTAATGGGAGGAGGCCAACAGCCGCCTACTCAAACAACAACCGTCCAACCCACCCAAACTACCAGCCAAAAGGTGTTTAAACTTGGGGCCCTACTGCCTCTCACAGGCGGCTTCAGTAGCTATGCAAAACTTGCACAATGCGCTGCGCAACTCGCAATCGACGATCTAAATGCCGAGTATGGGAGCAAGGGCATAAAGTTTGAACTATACGTGGAAGACACGCAACTTGATCCAAACATCGCACTACAGAAGTTACAGTCGCTGTACGCAAGAGGCGTGAGGGCGGTACATGCGGGGTTGACCAGCAGAGAGGCGTCAGGCGAGAAGCCCTTCGCAGATCAAAACAAGATCATACTATTCAGCGCGTGGTCTACCTCAAGCCTCCTAGCCATACCCAACGACTGGCTATATAGAATAGTTGGGACAGATGCGAAGCAAATAAAGGCCATCGGCGCTATTATAAAGCAACTGGGCGTAAAAAACGTCGCAATAATCTATAGAAAGGACACATACGGCGAGGGGCTATACCTAGAGTTACAGAAGGAGGCAAAAGCACGTGGATTTAACTTAGTAGCCGCCGCGTCGTACGACCCAGACCCCAAAGTTTTTCCACAAGCAGCGCCAGAGGCCGTGAGGTCAATCTCCTCTAAGGTAAAAGACCTAGTGGGGCCGGACTTTGCACTAGTAATAGTGTCTTTTGAAGACGACGGCTCCGTCGTATTAAAAGCCATAGGCCAAGACCCAGTTCTCTCAAAGGCCAGACTCATAGGAACAGAGGGCATGGCGTTCTCCCCCATCTTGCTCAAGGAGGCGGGAGACGTCATGGCCAACGGCAAAATCATAGGGACAACCAACTGGGCCTTACCCACGACCCCAGAGTACCAAGACTTCTACAAGAAGTTCAAAGCCAAGTGCGGCGCCGAGCCCATAACCCCCGCGCCCCAGTCATACGACATAATCAAAATGCTAGGCGAAATAATGGCCACAATAGGCACAGACGACCCAGACAAGGTACGCGCCACGCTCGAGCAGTGGGGCAAAGAAGGCAGATATAAGGGAGCCACAGGCGTAGTGCTACTAGACGAAAACGGCGATAGGGCAAACCCCAATTTCCTACTATGGGGAGTCACGTCGAAAAACGGCACACTTACCTACATAGAAGTAGGCTACTACGACTATGACAAAGACACCATAACATTTACACAAGAGGGACAACAATACTTTAAATAA
- a CDS encoding TIM barrel protein — MAKVWLGPAGIPQYVVKAKSTLDAVRVVRELGLNAMEVEFVQGVRMSRELAKQVGKAAQDHGVLLSVHAPYFINLCSDEADKVEKSRQRLVDSLDRAYHMGAWVVVVHAAYYGKLGPSGCYEKVREELAKAYREAGEPSGVYIGVEITARKNQFGSVEEAFSLAKELTFVTPVIDWGHLYARNNGTIDYGAVLDLWNREFPGRHMHTHFTSVRYRNGKFVDEHEPVEVGRPPFEPLAKQLAERDMAITLICESPLLDKDALFMKEVLERHGVKLS; from the coding sequence ATGGCGAAGGTGTGGTTAGGTCCAGCCGGCATCCCACAGTACGTGGTGAAGGCGAAGTCTACGCTGGACGCAGTCAGAGTGGTGAGAGAGCTGGGCTTAAACGCCATGGAAGTGGAGTTCGTGCAGGGTGTCCGCATGTCGCGCGAGCTCGCTAAACAGGTTGGCAAGGCCGCTCAGGATCACGGAGTACTGTTGTCTGTCCACGCGCCGTACTTTATTAACTTGTGCTCGGATGAGGCGGATAAGGTGGAGAAGTCTCGGCAGAGGCTTGTAGACTCGTTAGACAGGGCGTATCATATGGGGGCCTGGGTCGTTGTCGTCCACGCCGCCTACTATGGCAAGCTCGGCCCCTCTGGGTGTTATGAAAAGGTGAGGGAGGAGCTGGCTAAGGCGTATAGGGAGGCGGGCGAGCCCTCTGGCGTTTACATCGGCGTGGAGATCACGGCGAGGAAGAACCAGTTTGGGAGCGTGGAGGAAGCGTTTTCTCTCGCAAAGGAGTTGACGTTTGTCACCCCCGTGATAGACTGGGGGCACTTATACGCGAGGAACAACGGAACTATCGACTATGGGGCTGTCCTCGATTTGTGGAATAGGGAGTTCCCGGGGAGGCATATGCATACACATTTCACGTCTGTTAGATATCGCAATGGGAAATTTGTCGACGAGCACGAGCCTGTTGAAGTGGGGAGGCCGCCCTTTGAGCCGCTTGCAAAACAGTTGGCTGAAAGGGACATGGCTATTACGCTTATCTGCGAATCCCCCCTGTTGGACAAAGATGCGTTGTTTATGAAGGAGGTGTTGGAGCGCCACGGCGTTAAACTGTCTTAA
- the pyrI gene encoding aspartate carbamoyltransferase regulatory subunit — protein MSKELIVSKIENGTVIDHIPAGRALMVLRVLGITGREGLRIALVMNVDSRKLGKKDIVKIEGRELTPEEVNIISAVAPTATINIVKNFEVIKKFKVSPPEVIRGRFKCRNPMCITNAPREPVVPTFYLVKREPPLFVCAYCGRYHELSDLI, from the coding sequence GTGTCTAAGGAGCTCATAGTGAGTAAAATTGAGAACGGCACAGTGATAGACCACATACCCGCTGGCAGGGCTTTGATGGTTTTGCGGGTCTTGGGGATAACTGGGAGGGAGGGGTTGCGCATCGCCCTTGTGATGAACGTGGATTCGCGCAAGCTTGGTAAGAAGGACATCGTCAAAATTGAGGGGCGGGAGTTGACGCCAGAGGAAGTGAATATAATCTCGGCGGTAGCGCCAACCGCCACTATAAACATTGTGAAGAATTTCGAGGTGATTAAGAAGTTCAAGGTGTCGCCCCCCGAGGTGATAAGGGGGAGATTCAAGTGCCGCAACCCCATGTGTATAACAAATGCGCCTAGGGAGCCCGTGGTCCCCACGTTTTACCTCGTGAAGAGAGAGCCTCCCCTCTTTGTATGCGCATACTGTGGCCGATATCACGAGCTTAGCGACTTGATATGA
- the pyrE gene encoding orotate phosphoribosyltransferase: MKALIDAGVVKFGRFVLSSGIESPFYVDLRRALGHPDLVKWVVSGYLSALSRLKFDVLLGVATGGIPYASILGYLLQKPFGYVRAGAKGYGTMQAVEGADVAGLAAVVVDDVLTTGNSLINAIKAVREAGGEVVGALVFLDREQCGSQNVRRETGVEVFSVYKMRELLETLKPYIGEGHYRAAVEYLAKWSC, from the coding sequence ATGAAGGCGTTAATTGACGCTGGCGTCGTCAAATTTGGAAGATTTGTCCTCTCTAGCGGCATTGAGAGCCCTTTTTACGTAGATTTGCGGAGGGCCTTGGGGCACCCGGACTTAGTCAAGTGGGTGGTCTCGGGATACCTCTCTGCGCTCTCTAGGCTAAAGTTCGACGTTTTGCTGGGAGTTGCCACTGGGGGAATACCCTACGCCTCCATTTTGGGCTACCTTCTACAAAAGCCGTTTGGATATGTGAGAGCAGGGGCCAAGGGCTATGGAACAATGCAGGCCGTCGAGGGGGCAGATGTGGCGGGGCTAGCCGCGGTTGTTGTAGACGACGTGTTGACCACTGGGAATAGCTTGATAAACGCCATAAAAGCCGTCAGAGAGGCCGGGGGCGAGGTGGTGGGCGCCTTGGTGTTCCTAGACAGAGAGCAGTGCGGGTCGCAAAACGTTAGGAGAGAGACGGGAGTGGAGGTCTTCAGTGTGTATAAGATGAGGGAGCTTTTGGAGACATTGAAGCCGTATATCGGGGAGGGGCACTACCGCGCCGCGGTTGAATACTTGGCTAAATGGTCTTGTTAA
- a CDS encoding Mut7-C RNAse domain-containing protein: MVDCLYKGPLRLDCIYVDSMLGWLARLLRIVFGLRVAYAPDLDDAELLRTECLVVTRDEEVFRARRGPALLLRTDDHVKWIAAFLSMGLPPFVKTACPICGGELVEIDCGEAGRIVGHVVYSEKCWRCISCGRVYWVGSHWRGIRSLVEAARRANVNCVHTG, translated from the coding sequence GTGGTAGACTGTTTGTACAAGGGGCCTCTGCGCCTCGATTGTATATACGTGGACTCGATGCTCGGTTGGCTTGCCAGACTGTTGCGCATAGTGTTTGGGCTAAGAGTCGCATATGCGCCCGACCTCGACGATGCCGAGCTTCTGCGGACGGAGTGCCTAGTGGTAACCCGCGACGAGGAGGTCTTCAGAGCTAGGAGGGGGCCGGCCCTTCTGCTTAGGACCGACGACCACGTTAAGTGGATTGCAGCGTTTCTCTCCATGGGCCTTCCGCCGTTTGTAAAAACTGCTTGTCCCATATGCGGCGGCGAGTTAGTGGAAATAGACTGTGGAGAAGCTGGGCGAATCGTCGGCCATGTCGTGTACAGCGAGAAATGTTGGCGTTGTATCTCCTGTGGCCGGGTCTATTGGGTGGGCTCCCACTGGCGCGGCATAAGGTCGTTGGTGGAGGCGGCGCGTAGGGCCAATGTCAACTGCGTCCACACTGGTTAA
- a CDS encoding branched-chain amino acid ABC transporter ATP-binding protein, protein MSAEVLRVEKLDAGYGKFHVLFGVDLVVRQGEIVVLLGPNGAGKSTLLNAVVGMADVFGGRVVLSGRDITGKPPHEVMKMGVAYVMQSPNNFGTPNVFGELTVYENLLAASIGLPRDEVSRRIEEVYSLFPKLRELRDRKAKFLSGGERQMLAISLGLMKKPTLLMLDEPTAGLAPKLVGEFFHAIKEIRDKLGISILLVEQNARKALEIGDRAYVLVTGRIKYSGAAKELDEEKLASLFLGG, encoded by the coding sequence GTGTCGGCGGAGGTTTTGAGAGTGGAGAAGCTTGACGCTGGGTATGGGAAATTTCACGTGTTATTTGGCGTAGATTTGGTCGTGCGTCAGGGGGAGATCGTGGTACTGCTTGGCCCCAACGGCGCGGGGAAATCCACGTTGTTGAACGCCGTGGTGGGCATGGCGGACGTCTTCGGGGGCAGAGTGGTGCTGTCTGGTAGAGACATAACTGGGAAGCCGCCGCACGAGGTCATGAAGATGGGGGTCGCCTACGTGATGCAGTCGCCCAACAACTTCGGCACGCCCAACGTCTTCGGCGAGTTGACAGTTTACGAGAACCTACTCGCGGCGTCTATCGGCCTGCCCAGAGACGAGGTTAGTAGGAGAATCGAAGAGGTCTACTCCCTGTTCCCAAAACTCAGAGAGCTGAGGGATAGGAAGGCCAAGTTTCTCTCCGGCGGCGAGAGGCAGATGCTTGCAATAAGCCTCGGCCTCATGAAGAAGCCGACGCTGTTGATGCTGGACGAGCCCACCGCGGGGCTTGCGCCTAAGCTCGTCGGCGAATTTTTCCACGCCATTAAAGAGATTAGGGACAAGTTGGGCATCTCCATCCTTCTCGTGGAGCAGAACGCCAGAAAGGCCCTTGAAATAGGCGACAGGGCCTACGTGCTTGTGACAGGTAGGATAAAGTACAGCGGAGCCGCCAAGGAGTTGGACGAGGAGAAGCTGGCAAGTCTCTTCCTAGGGGGCTAA
- a CDS encoding beta/alpha barrel domain-containing protein — MVLLTLGKLLHFVHPEISHRLGALLFSAPLPSCRCRERWRIGEVEVCGPVGVAAGLDKGGMYARFLSFFCPGFVVVGSTLPRPRRGNKPPRMARVRPYSLVNAMGLGSPGLPVVVSRVAKVNYPLFISLAGFTAKDFLVQLRFLERHFKPAAVEINISSPTYKGFWKTAPQLAEVDIPIFLKVGPSADLPSAVAQARRAGWGLVVTNTIPVEDRRISVGRGGLSGLLLYRYGLEALKKARRLAGKDIAIIYVGGVFTCRQVREVLAYADGVEVLTAVLYFTPAILRWLNQCGRS, encoded by the coding sequence ATGGTCTTGTTAACCCTCGGCAAGTTGCTACACTTCGTACATCCCGAAATTAGCCACAGGCTGGGGGCCCTGTTGTTCTCAGCCCCGTTGCCCAGCTGTCGATGTAGAGAGAGGTGGCGTATAGGCGAGGTGGAGGTGTGCGGCCCAGTGGGGGTAGCCGCTGGCTTAGACAAGGGAGGGATGTACGCCAGGTTTCTCTCCTTCTTCTGTCCCGGCTTCGTGGTCGTGGGCTCCACGCTCCCGAGGCCTAGGCGGGGCAATAAGCCGCCTAGGATGGCCAGAGTGCGCCCCTACTCCCTGGTGAACGCCATGGGGCTCGGCTCCCCCGGCCTGCCCGTGGTGGTGTCGAGGGTGGCCAAGGTAAACTACCCGCTCTTCATAAGTCTAGCAGGCTTCACCGCCAAGGACTTCCTAGTACAACTGAGATTTCTAGAGCGGCACTTTAAGCCAGCGGCCGTTGAGATAAACATTTCAAGCCCCACGTACAAGGGCTTTTGGAAAACCGCGCCGCAACTGGCAGAGGTGGATATACCCATATTCTTGAAGGTGGGCCCCTCTGCCGACTTGCCGTCTGCCGTGGCACAGGCGAGGAGGGCAGGGTGGGGCCTCGTTGTGACCAACACCATCCCCGTCGAGGACCGCCGAATTAGCGTGGGGCGAGGCGGCCTCAGCGGCTTGCTGTTGTACAGATACGGCTTAGAGGCATTGAAAAAGGCTAGGCGCCTCGCAGGGAAAGATATTGCGATTATCTATGTCGGCGGCGTCTTTACCTGTAGACAAGTGAGGGAGGTTTTGGCCTACGCAGACGGCGTCGAGGTCTTAACCGCCGTGCTGTACTTCACCCCCGCTATATTGAGGTGGCTTAACCAGTGTGGACGCAGTTGA
- a CDS encoding 50S ribosomal protein L14, whose product MAKRGGKRTVGVPYRFHVTPGIFMNSLVPVADNSGAKLVRVIGVVGHYSKSVHRRIPGAGVGDMVVVVVREGKPELRKQIFRAIVVRQRRPYRRPDGTWVAFEDNAVVIVTPEGDPKGSEIHGPVAMEATLRWPTIANLASIVV is encoded by the coding sequence ATGGCAAAGCGTGGCGGCAAGAGAACGGTAGGCGTCCCGTATAGGTTCCACGTGACTCCTGGCATATTTATGAACAGCCTAGTCCCCGTGGCTGACAACTCTGGCGCGAAGCTGGTTAGAGTGATAGGCGTCGTTGGCCACTACTCTAAGTCTGTGCATAGGAGAATTCCGGGCGCCGGCGTGGGTGACATGGTGGTAGTTGTGGTGAGGGAGGGGAAGCCCGAGTTGAGGAAGCAGATTTTCAGGGCGATAGTGGTTAGGCAGAGGAGGCCCTACAGGAGGCCGGACGGCACGTGGGTGGCGTTTGAGGACAACGCCGTTGTCATAGTTACGCCCGAGGGAGACCCGAAGGGCTCTGAGATACACGGCCCCGTGGCCATGGAGGCGACGCTTAGGTGGCCCACAATTGCAAACCTAGCCTCCATAGTGGTTTAG
- the rqcH gene encoding ribosome rescue protein RqcH has product MKTVLTALDLLASSVEMSRLVGAHVENVYRTAAGFLFKFGQGFVTITRHRVSLTGLIPEKTHEGAETLRGLFRGERLTWVGLPRFDRIVEFHFETGTLVVELLEPFNVVAVREGRVVWLLHSYRGKDRELKAGAPYTYPPAVFVDVLRAGVEEVAKAIDPSDVRRSLIRRVGTGPEFADELIARAGVDPHALAAALKKIVDDVAAGRLEPSVCIRGGAAVTVLPIVPVAAKCDEVRRFDSFWVALDFYFGPLELEAAKASATRELEQRRRRLEASIQELERKIPEYRGEAARLKALAHRLLVYKYEVEQALAGSESSIRVVYVDGTRVKIILPEGDEVEIRRDVQLGRQISALFEKAKELEEKAAKAQAVLDKMRGELAKLVEEQRKAEEKVKSSVKAVVEREWFEKYHWTVTTGKRPVLGGRDASQNESIVRKYLKDHYLFFHADIPGASVVIAPPIEDPLEVHQVAQFAAAYSRAWKIGIHAIDVYYARGEQVSKQPPAGQYLARGSFMVYGKREYVRNVRLELAVGCRRDGEAARVVAAPPKSAPLLAEKYVVVTPGNVEKSRLAKELAEKWGGCNVDEIVAALPGPSRVSEVGKGSPLSWEEIREIFKSW; this is encoded by the coding sequence GTGAAGACTGTATTAACCGCGCTTGACTTATTGGCCTCGTCTGTGGAGATGTCGAGGCTTGTTGGAGCACATGTGGAAAACGTCTACAGGACGGCGGCGGGATTCCTCTTTAAGTTTGGCCAGGGTTTTGTGACTATCACTAGGCATAGGGTCTCTTTGACTGGGCTAATTCCTGAGAAGACGCATGAGGGGGCGGAGACTTTGAGGGGGCTTTTCCGCGGCGAGCGGCTTACGTGGGTTGGCCTCCCGCGGTTTGACCGCATTGTGGAGTTCCACTTTGAGACTGGGACGCTCGTAGTTGAACTATTGGAACCTTTCAACGTTGTCGCGGTTAGGGAGGGCAGAGTTGTGTGGCTTCTCCACAGCTATAGGGGGAAGGACAGGGAGCTCAAGGCGGGGGCTCCCTACACCTATCCGCCCGCTGTGTTTGTAGACGTCTTGAGGGCCGGGGTGGAGGAGGTGGCAAAGGCGATAGATCCGTCAGATGTGAGGCGTAGCTTGATTAGGCGAGTTGGGACTGGACCTGAGTTCGCCGATGAGCTCATTGCTAGAGCCGGCGTTGACCCCCACGCGCTAGCCGCCGCGTTGAAGAAAATCGTGGACGACGTGGCGGCGGGGAGGCTTGAGCCGTCTGTGTGCATAAGGGGCGGCGCCGCTGTGACCGTCCTCCCCATTGTGCCTGTGGCCGCCAAGTGCGACGAGGTGAGGCGGTTTGACTCATTCTGGGTTGCCCTCGACTTCTACTTTGGCCCACTGGAGCTGGAGGCGGCTAAGGCGTCGGCTACGCGGGAGCTAGAGCAGAGGCGGAGGCGGCTGGAGGCGAGCATACAGGAGTTGGAGAGGAAAATTCCTGAGTACAGAGGCGAGGCGGCGAGGCTCAAAGCTCTTGCCCATAGGCTGTTAGTGTATAAGTACGAGGTAGAGCAAGCCTTGGCTGGCTCCGAATCAAGTATACGTGTAGTATACGTAGACGGAACTAGAGTAAAGATAATTCTGCCAGAGGGCGACGAGGTGGAGATTAGGCGAGATGTACAGTTGGGGCGCCAAATCTCTGCCTTGTTTGAGAAGGCCAAGGAGTTGGAGGAGAAGGCGGCCAAGGCGCAGGCAGTTCTAGACAAGATGAGGGGGGAGTTGGCTAAGCTGGTGGAGGAGCAGAGGAAGGCGGAGGAGAAGGTGAAGTCGTCTGTCAAGGCTGTGGTTGAGAGGGAGTGGTTTGAGAAGTACCACTGGACTGTGACCACTGGGAAGAGGCCGGTGTTGGGCGGCCGCGATGCCTCTCAGAACGAGTCCATTGTCCGGAAGTACTTAAAGGATCACTACCTGTTCTTCCACGCGGATATCCCCGGCGCCTCTGTGGTAATAGCGCCACCCATAGAGGACCCCCTTGAGGTGCACCAAGTGGCCCAGTTCGCCGCGGCGTATAGCAGGGCGTGGAAGATAGGCATTCACGCGATCGACGTCTACTACGCCAGGGGGGAGCAAGTGTCTAAGCAGCCGCCGGCCGGCCAGTACTTGGCGAGGGGGTCGTTCATGGTGTATGGAAAGAGGGAGTATGTGAGAAACGTGAGACTGGAACTCGCCGTGGGCTGTAGACGCGACGGCGAGGCGGCGAGAGTGGTCGCCGCGCCGCCTAAGTCGGCTCCCTTACTCGCGGAGAAATACGTCGTGGTGACCCCTGGGAACGTTGAGAAGAGTAGGCTGGCGAAGGAGTTGGCGGAGAAGTGGGGCGGTTGCAACGTTGATGAGATAGTGGCGGCCTTGCCCGGCCCCTCGAGGGTGTCTGAGGTGGGCAAGGGCTCGCCGCTGTCTTGGGAGGAGATAAGGGAGATATTTAAGTCGTGGTAG
- the truD gene encoding tRNA pseudouridine(13) synthase TruD, with amino-acid sequence MMEAPPFDKSLGMQYYATDTCPAGGRIKERVEDFVVEEILKDGTVVSVNGVALTPRVGNWTWIHVVKRGVDTLKFVLRLAKALGVNPRDISIGGIKDTRAVTSQIVSVRGTVSSLPQIPGVEFLGMWPMDRPITPAEIYGNRFTIVVRGVDRADCAAEALAALAKTPIPNYYGYQRFGTVRPVGHLLGLALLKKDAEAFFDVMFCKIFPRESEAAKRARELACRGEYAKALEAFPKRFLEERAFLRKLVEGADLWNAAMAIPGQILKIYIEAAQSYVFNLFLSRRMELAPLEPVEGDLVDVGGQVAYYVEGLAGDLVLPVPGAGVKMPRGRVGEALVRVVKDLGLDPALFLKMPRGLRAYGSYRRARLDVGQLEYKVAGGEVEIRMTLPRGSYATVVLREVVKPVDPAAHGF; translated from the coding sequence GTGATGGAGGCCCCGCCATTTGACAAAAGCTTGGGGATGCAATACTACGCCACGGACACTTGCCCGGCCGGGGGCCGTATCAAGGAAAGGGTGGAGGATTTCGTCGTGGAGGAGATCCTCAAAGACGGCACTGTTGTCTCTGTCAACGGCGTTGCGCTCACGCCGAGGGTTGGGAATTGGACGTGGATTCACGTCGTGAAGAGGGGCGTGGACACTCTTAAGTTTGTGTTAAGGTTGGCCAAGGCTCTTGGGGTAAATCCACGCGACATATCTATCGGCGGCATAAAGGACACTAGGGCGGTCACTTCGCAGATAGTGTCTGTGAGGGGAACCGTCTCCAGCCTGCCCCAGATCCCCGGGGTAGAGTTCTTAGGCATGTGGCCGATGGATAGGCCTATTACGCCGGCGGAGATATATGGGAATAGATTTACGATTGTTGTCAGAGGCGTGGATAGGGCGGACTGCGCCGCTGAGGCGCTTGCCGCTTTGGCCAAGACGCCGATTCCCAACTACTACGGCTATCAGCGCTTCGGGACTGTGCGCCCCGTGGGCCACCTCCTCGGCCTAGCCCTCTTGAAGAAGGACGCCGAGGCGTTCTTCGACGTCATGTTTTGTAAAATATTTCCGCGGGAGTCCGAGGCCGCCAAGAGAGCGAGGGAGTTGGCGTGTAGGGGGGAGTACGCCAAGGCGCTGGAGGCTTTTCCCAAGAGGTTTCTCGAGGAGAGGGCTTTTCTGAGGAAGCTGGTGGAGGGGGCGGACCTCTGGAACGCGGCGATGGCTATACCGGGGCAGATCCTCAAGATCTACATAGAGGCTGCCCAGTCCTACGTCTTTAACCTCTTTCTCTCGAGGCGGATGGAGCTGGCGCCGCTGGAGCCCGTGGAGGGGGACTTAGTGGACGTGGGGGGCCAAGTGGCGTACTACGTGGAGGGCCTCGCGGGGGATCTCGTCTTGCCCGTGCCCGGCGCGGGGGTTAAGATGCCGAGGGGCAGAGTGGGCGAGGCTCTTGTAAGAGTGGTGAAGGACCTAGGCCTCGACCCAGCCCTCTTCTTGAAGATGCCGAGGGGCTTGAGGGCGTATGGTAGCTATAGGCGCGCCCGGCTGGACGTAGGCCAGCTGGAGTACAAGGTCGCCGGCGGCGAGGTGGAGATACGTATGACTCTGCCGAGGGGGAGCTACGCCACTGTGGTATTGAGGGAGGTGGTGAAGCCGGTCGACCCCGCCGCGCATGGGTTCTAA